Genomic window (Carassius auratus strain Wakin unplaced genomic scaffold, ASM336829v1 scaf_tig00216379, whole genome shotgun sequence):
ACAACACGACCCTGGTGTTTGTCAAAAAGATTTGGTAATTCAGCAAAGGATTTTTACATGGGTGGTAAAGGGGAAAACCCTGACattaataatataacacataattcatagtatataaataatactgcacactatttaaatatgtcaaatctaaaatatggtgtagagaaaatataagcacaggctcataggcttgacatttatcctgcttgaattcgttctaagaaaagCACATACTGTATAAGGACTAAACTttaatctgtgaatattaaatattttaacttttacagtgtttttctttcatttccccCGACTGCAGTCAAATAtaacacatcagtgaggcaaagctgatgtctatttgcgaaaatgtgctttgatgcactTGTTTGcaaacttgtggttaaagcagcCACTCAtcagtcaaaagctgcaaatgcactttgcagACGCGGCGGCGGTGTAGAACTACCCTTTTGGAtggccacctactgtacatcTGTATTACGAATGTACTGCAAATGATCTGAAGAATTTGAAATTAGAAATTAGCAGCGCATCAGTCGTGCTCGTAAGGAAAGTtagtgaaacacatttttatcaaataatatataattaacattGGTTCACTTCCGAGATTAGGTACGATTGCATTCACATAAGCAGCGAACCGTACAGGAGTTCACATGAACCGTACACCAGACCACCATTTTTAAGTGCtaatgtgaaagcacccttagttCATCGTCTCTTTATTATGGTTGAAataaataaggctgtgaaaaaaaaaaaaaacatatccaggTAAGTTATCCTGTCTGTCGACATCTTCAGACATGTTTATGAATACTGATTTATGCAGTATTTATGGAGCTCATGCAGGTTCTCCATCAGAACGCCGTCGTGCTActcacagaagaaaataaattattaaatgaagttaatttcattttctttgcacaaaaaatTATCCTCATAGCTTCATGAAATAACAGTTGACACTTTTAATGATGCCCTTACTACATTTCTAGGCATCGAATGTTTcagttcccttgctgtctattGAGGATCTGAAAATtctcaaatttaataaaaaatatcttaatatgagtctgttctcttctttttctAAGGTCttttgggtttggaacgacatgaggttgagaaattaatgacagaattttcatatttggctGACTTATCCCTTTATGTGTGACTTATCTCTCCAAACACTTTAACACTCACTTTAACATGTCATCGCACTGaatctgaacaataaagaataCAGTTTGGAGATGACACTGATAGTCTTGTGAGCAATGTCAACATACAgcgatgaaattttttttaaccacataTTTTGTTGATTCACACATTAAGATTGTAGGCCTTTTCTTGTAATTTAGCTGTACTTGGCAGCTGAAGTGTGGTTCATTCTGTTGTGAGGAGACTGTGTGGAGCTCTCTGGTCTCAGTatgttgtccaaaagtcttgtcTTCAACACTGATGACAGACAGCTACATTCAAGACGAGTGGAAAAGAACTGCAGAGAAGAAAGCAGAAGTAAAACCAACAACTATTAGCTCAACGCCACACTCGCTTTACACTTTTATTAAGTCTCTTAAAGACCTCACTGAAACTGACATTTCTCCCAAATTtgaaaactctgtcattaattacatccTCATGACATcctaaacccataagaccttcgttcatcttcagaacacaaaaattaagatatttttgatgaaatccgagagctttctgaccctccaaaGACATCAATCTGAAATGTTCAAGGctcagaaatgtagtaaggacatcattaaaagtGACTTCACCGCCATTTTAGTTACAAGTTACAAGAACACTTATTGTTTATGAGCAAGTAAAAGTCAAgaactgacacggaagagaagaattgttgggtaatgtcattatttttgttttctttgctcacACAGAAAGTTTAATCATagcttatatatttaattatgtttgaaccactgatgtcacatgggctatTTTAACAACTTCATTTTAGATGATGGACTGAGGCGTCTGTGACAGCGAAACAGAACAGAGATAAAACTTCCCACACTGGGACAAGAGCAGAAGTGTTTCATGACCAGCACAGCACTTCCTGAGAAGCTGAAGTGATGCATTTAGTGACGTGTTGATGCAGATGAGCATCACTGACCTACAGGGAAATAATTACCATTCTGTGATTACATTTAGAGGTTTCAGTTCCTCTTGAAGCTCCCAAACTGACAAAATTATCAGGTCATTTCATAATAGTCAGTGTTGCATTGTCAGCTTTAGATGAAAAGGCAGATGGATCTGCTGCTGGATTGTGAGTAAAATTAGCTGAGTATAAttaacaaacaaagatttttgagAAGACAAGAGTAACactgcagggctccagactgtatTCATTCTGTGttgatcattctggtagcacggGAAgacagcattagtgaaaacaggcagagacaatggtagctgTAACAACAGTAAACTTACAGAGAGCCAAaaagctcttttggaaaacaaaatatgacgcACGATGCTTACCTTGTCTGGAGTCTGGACGTTTGCGCCCAAAGCATTGGTATCGatctctctcagtggtgtgtaaagtacctgaaagtcatactcaagtaaaagtacagatatctcaccagaaaatgactttggtatAAGCTAAAGTCACAGTTTAGAATATTAgatgagtaaaagtcttaaagtatgcaatatttattgtacttaagtacgaAGAGTATGTATTAAAAGTAAAAGagtgaatgtgaatgtaaatcgttaatttaaacgacaatcaattatgaaattacaaaattatgaaattacgCCTACAAATCCCTCCCCCGCCCACCTTTCGACAAATCATATCACTCTTCCATTCTGCTGCTGCCTGCTTATAGGCAGAAACTGAAACGGAAGCACCCGCCCTCAGGACAATTCAGTGCTGTTCGGACCAATCAGACTACGCTACAGGACTGTTTTGATAGGGTGGAATGGGACATATTCCGGGCAGCGTCTGATTACGACATAGAGGAGTATACAGAAACTGTAACGTGTTTCATCAGGAAGTGTGTAGAAGATGTAGTGCCAACAAAAACAATCCGCATCTACCCCAACCAAAAACCGTGGGTTAATAGCGAAGTTCGAGCAGCCTTGTCAGCACGGACATCTGCTTTTAAATCCGGGAACGCTGATGATCGCAAACAAGCCAGTTACGATACCAGAAAATCCATCAAAGCCACAAAAAGACAATACAAAAACAAAGTTGAAGAACAATTCAACACCAACGATGCAAGAAGCATGTCGCAGGGCATCAACAACATCACAGACTTTAAAGGGAATAAACCAGCTTCTGTGAACATTGCTGCCTCTCTACCAGATGAGCTAAATAACTTTTATGCTCGTTTTGAGCCCTGCCCATATGAATAAAGAAAAGCCAAGAATAAAAAGAGTTGGCTAACATTACAGCTGTACTGTTTGCAAAATGCTAAAGTAGCATGGCTTTTCCTGACAAAGAACATGGAAAACAGACACACAGAACTTTTACAATCACACATGACAATACAATACAAAGTGTGATGTTAAAATGCAACCACGGTCCAGAACAGCACTAACAAATCATAGAAAGATAAAAACAAAGTGCTGAAACTAGGCTCAAGCTAATTTTagtttggtctggtttcagagtcGGCCTACTACAGTGAAAACTTGAACTTTGTGATTTTATACAGTCCAtgtcttcacaatggagtaatgagGTGTTAAACGTGTTGAACAGTAACAAACAATATTCAGCAAACTAGCATCCAGaaactctaatgtaactgtgagcttGTTTCACATTCTGTAGATTATATCAGTAATGAAATCTCAGTTCACTTGCATTTCTGGCTAACAGCTGAAGTGTAGACTGATGCTatacctacactgtaaaaaatttcctgtagaaattacagtaacttactggcagcagtttgccagtaacttactgtaacttatacttacagtaaaaatactgtattcatattaACAGTACTTTtttaacttgctgtaaatgtatttacagtataatatatttttactgtaaaacagtgTTAAGTTCTATTCtctattgatatattttaatataataaaaatattactttgttAAATTTACTTTAACTTGTTGTCCACTTTTACTATTTATTGTAAAACtgtacaaattattgtatttcaacaggTCTTAGtggtaaaaactataaaaagaaacaaaacactgtttaacttcttttattgatttaattgttCAGttgtaatacttgaaataacattttaattcttgcagattgtactttcagctttccaaaaacttgaaaacatttcatttatacataagtTTCATATTAAGTGCAATTAAAAAAACcagacatgaacagattcagtcataagaacaatcttaaaaatgtacaaattcagAAAACTCCTGTGAATGTATTTGGTCTTATTAGCTTAATAGTTTTGCCAGCTGAAATCCAGAAACTCCTTAATGAAGGAGGATACATGAGGGTTCAGGCCAGAGTTCTTCCTTTGCACCATCTTCCCACTTCTTTTGCTGACCTGGAACTTTGAGGAGCACTTGCTGTTGTCAGGGTTAATCCTCACGATGaacctttacataacagaaaaaaaatgttagatcatttgatgtgaaaaatgtctaacaaaacaaccaaatactcacaacacaaccaaatacagtaATGCACTAAAAATGGTACAGGAcacaatggaaatatttccagggGACCCCAATAAGTGAAGAAACCGGATGGGGCATGTTTAGTGCTCAAtgtctacttttttttctttcttgcaaaACATACAGAGATGACATGTTTATGACATACAACTTtgtatacaatatacaaaatgtaaaagaacatgagggtaagatattaatctatacatcagtaacattgtaaaaaaaaatgtaatgttatgttttcataggtaagaaatgttaggtaatgtagggtccaaagatgaaacagaaatttttaaagttgagacactcacacagataaataaagtttttgtataaaatgtgtttatttccaACAGTTATGTTATcagcaataataagacatttatgtCCTAAGAACACCTATTTAGCTGATAGACACCATGCTGCTTTGTCATGAGAACATCCTAGGTCATGGCTCATTCACTCATTTCTAAATTAGTCCACTAAGACAGTTCAGTTGAAGCAGTGATTGATTAATTTTTGTAGTCCACGTAATGGATGACGTCGACTCGTCGTTGCAGCACTAGGGATTATGCTCAGTAATCTACTGCTTTTCCTGCAGTTCCTGGATGTCAATGTTGAATCTACTGTCAAAATGTAACCACTGAATTGGTGGAAGCGAATTTGTAAAGCGAAATAAAATGGACTGAAAATTGCCAGTTGAATATTATAGgttgtatttttaaacagtttgaaTATTTTGGAAGTTAAATATGAAAggtgaatatggatttttgaatttgtattaatgaaaatgtgtttgaaatgttttgaatttaaatattaacatcTTAAATATACAACCATGTTGAATTGCAGCCAATAAAAATGCAAGCCTTGAtgaaacaatgcattaaaatgcaagcacggttaatgcaatgcatattttttcaaaatggtGCAATTCAACaggctttttttatttcaaaaacatttggcattaccgtaattcctcaaataaaaaaccggtagtcaaaataaacgccgggcctcttatagtgCCGGGGGCGCGGTCAACACAGACAAATTAATgccggtcttaaataaaggccgggggaaaatttttgcagcagagccagataacaaacgtacacgcccactgccgcatcgtttctcgttctcgagtcaagaaccgtttgcattggttttcggatcaccagtacactgaaccgagaacctgatgatactgcgcatgtgtgattcagcatgaagcagactgacacacagagcgtctgaactgattcttttggtgattgattctgaactgattctgtgctaatgttatgatctctgtccactggaactaataaaagcctgcttcaaataaaagcctgttcctttctgcagttcaggtaaataaaggccccagcttttattttttatttgttttttctatttgcatgcgTTTTCTCAAAGGGAAAGTTAACCCAAAAATTTTAACTCTGTCAATAATTAACAGAAACGAAAGCGTTGGGtcacaaacatttttcaaaaatattttattttgtgttccgcTGAAtaagtaagtgatgacagaacttgggtggattatccctttaatgtttaCCTAATATTATGACATAGTGCAAATTGTACTTACCTCTGAATGAACTCCAAAGTAGTGGCTGCTTCCACTTGGTACTCGATGTTAAGCACATAATAGCAACCAAAGAGAACAGCAAACGCAGAGGAAAAATCTGGTAGGTCAGTCTCAGGAAAGATGACTTTGCCTTCAATTGACAGCATCCATTTTTTGCTGTGTAGAACTGAATCccctaaaaaaaaatagtaataaattaatttatagtgCTTAACTttgcaaaaacatttcacatatgaTTTTATCATTAGTTTAAAAGGATGGTTTAGTCACCCTTGTTATTCAAAACTTATTTGAGTAGatgttaaaaggttagttcacccaaaaatacaaattctgtcattaattactcacccgtaagactttgttcatcttcaaaacacaaatgaggttatttttgatgaaatacaagagctttctgaccttcctacctttctgggccttgaaagtTGCAATGACGCTGTTGTCTATCGAGGGGTCAGAAAGCTctaggatttcatcaaaaatatcctaatttgtgttctgaagatgaaaaaagtcttacaggtttttgaacaacatgagggtaagtaattactgacataattaacatttttgggtgaactaacctaaATCTTTAAGCAGAATGTTAAACATGGAAATCTATGAATAaagcaacatttttgtttttaaaaaccatcctagagctgcacgattctggatcaattgagattttttttgtttcaaatattatTCTCTCACGATTCTGAACGaaaactaaaaattatatataatttactagAGGTTCTAAATATTATTGCTTGCAGTGTGCagtccatttaaaatgtttaattaatttgaattaattatttaaaaaagaaatctgtTTTAATGAATGCTTCAATGACGGATTAATAAATACACCACTTGATCAATTTACTGTTACAATGAATCGTTCAATCTTTTTGAATATATGATTCTATGTCAAATAACATTTTTCACTGTCACTAGTCCCCACCTAGTGgcaaaacataaatgttttactttaagtGTGAAGTTAGATTAAACAGCTGATTTGCTCTATTTTGATCATAATCTATAAACTTTTATCCCAGTACttataattacaatatttgtaACACTGAAATAATGATATTGTGTGGTTGAAAAGACTGCAGAGCTTTTTCTTACCTTAAATGACAACTACTTTCTCTACTTTCTCTACTTCAAGGGCAGCGCAAACGCAGATTTGAACGTTAAGATTTTAGTCAAAGGGTTGATAGACTCATCATTGACATTTATTTGTCTGAATCGCAATCACAATCTTTTactgattaatcgtgcagctctaaacCATCTCTTAAACATTGCTAAATCATGTTGTAAAGGATCTTACCAAGCATGATCAGCCTTGGAGTAGAAGGAAGtgaaagactggtctctgcatcTGTTGGGGTGGTTgtgacctacacacacacacacacacacacacacacacacaaacacaaaagttttACTAACTGTCAGTTacaaacatttttgaatatataaatggAAAAAACTCACATCTGCTAAAAAGAACAGTGATTCCTCCTTTTCTTTGAAGTGGGCCATCATTAACAGAACCGCTGCAAGGCCTGGGTCAACATCTCTGCCCTCTCTGTCGATGTCTTTGAGGACTGCTCTAACTTCTTTTCCCCACCTGGACTGAAGATTTTTGAAGAAGCAGAGAATCCTTTCCCCTTTGGTACAAAGGGAGTCCTTAAATCTGATGTCAGGATCAATCCCAGTCAGTTCCTTAAAATGAGCGCATAAGAATCTCTTCGTAAAGAGAAAAGGCCACCTTGCCTGAAGATCTGAGATACTGGGTGGAGGGCTGGCATTAATGCTGTGACGTTGTGCAATGTatgtcattttcattaattcctGGACTTTGCTGCGCTCGGCTGCACGAGGTCCTTCTTGGGAAAATAGACTAAGAATCTCCTGTCTCTTTATCTCTAAAGAATCAAAGGTTTCCCTTTCAGGAAGTTCAGTAGGGTTCCAGTTCACACAACCATAGCTATCCAGTTTAGCGGATTTAGATGTTGAAGGTTGGCAATCATCCACTTCGTCTCCTGTTCGTTTAGGTTTTCTAAGTCGAGCCATTGTATTGTTCCGGTTAAGATGTTCCACCCTTGTCTTCAATTGACACAACAAAGAGTAATAACCACAACCAATTAACTCTCCTTCCTCTGTTTTGTCACTGAAACTGTTTGGATACTTATGGATGATTGACTGTGCAACTTCTGAACATTGCCGCTTGGTTGGATTTAAACACACCTCTCTGATTGAATCCACAATCACCCTAACCATGTGTCTCCTATCTGAGGCTTCAGGTCGCTTTCCTTGTGCAAGACATGTTCTTAAATTTGGTGTCATCTTACTCCAGGGTATTTGAAAATCTGACACCCATGCTGCACTTTGAACTGGGACTGGAGTGGATATTGGACTCTGATTTGTAACTTGACTGGATCCATGACACTGCACAGGGAATGTTGAAGAGTTGGGACGGTTGCTTGGCTGGGTAGTTAGAATATTTTCATTGCCTAAATGAAATATTGAACATAACAAATTTAACAGATGTAGTGTAGAAACGTGAAATTATGAGTATTCACTAAcagtaaattaattatttgacaaatgtatatatttctacTTCATTGATCATGCTAAAAACCCACATAAGCTGTTTTTACTACTGTATAttacaaaactaaatgaaatattgAACATAAAAATTTAACGTATTTAACAGATGTAGTGTTGAAACATGACAAAGTTTTTACTAACAGAAAATTGATTATTTATCAAATATACATATTTCTACTTCACTGATAATGAATATGGCTTAAAACCcacataaacagtttttttttttacaattgtatattatattatatacaaatgacTAACCTCTGATTTTGAAAAAGTGAATTAATTTCCTGCAGTCTATTGGTGAAAGGAAGTCTTTGAGGTCATCTGATGTTAAATATTGGAGGTCATCGTCTGTTTTCACACCAATTCTAGTCAATTCTGATATAAGGTGGTTAAATTGATCATCATCCAGCATTGGGAGAACACCTCTAATGACGGCTTCCATCTTTTAGCTTCTTACCTAAGACAAACAGAGTGGTGAAGTGCAACAAAATTAGCATCAAATCGTTTGTATATTGGCAGAGGGTAATAGTCAGCTAGATTCTCTGCATTTACACATAAATAATGGGGACTTGACTCTTGTTGCAGAAAGTGTAAACCCAGATCAACAACTGGCACTGATTTACACTTTTCAACAACAAAGAATAATTTTGAGAAGTGTATCAGAATCATTTCAATTTTTCCGAATGTGTATACATCATCAGTTTGATCTACCACAAGAACCATTGACGTCTGGTACTTGGTTCCTTTGTATGTAGCAGTTAATGTTACAAAGGTGGAGTCATGAATGCCTTGCATCCTTACAGCTTCCTGAATGTGGGTGTTGTATAAGTGACTTCGAAACTCATCTGCTTCACCTACTTGCACATTTGGAGGAAAGATGGAGCCAGCACTCAAGTAGGCTTGCAATAGCTGATGTCTTTCAGCTAGTGTACTCCCAAGGTTTTTGAAATTTCGTAATTTTCTTGcacattgtttaaaatatgtgTGCTTGCTTTCAAACCGCAAACTCCATAGTCTAATCAGAGGTCCGAATTTAAGTGTGAGTTCAGGGTAGTGAAgtaaaaaatgatgttttggtTTCAGCGGTGCATCTGGAAACAAGGTAGCTCTTAAGTGCACATATTCTTCAGTCAGACATTTCATGTAGGCTACTTGATCATGATGAATTTTTGGTGCACATATCATTTCAACAAGCTCCCTTAACTTCAAGCACAACTGCCAAATTTCATCATCAAGTGGATTTTTTATTCGATCCCCAATTAGTAATGGGAGCAATCGAAGCAGACACCAGTTCTGAGCTGCATGTCCTGTCAACTTTCCACCATCAGGTTTTATTTCACATGGCTTATTATTCATGTCACTTCCACAGAACTTAAAGCTAGATATGTTTCTGTTCAGCTGAACATAGCTGAAGTGTTTCCCTACAGTGACAAGCTGTTTTATGTACAAAGCCAGATCTGTTGAAACAACTCCTTCAAAAAGATCATGTGCCAAACACGGAGGAAGCCCAGGATCACACACATGAAAGTGTTTTAGGCAGTTGAACACAGAGTCAAACTTAACACCATCACACATTTCTTGCCCTTCAGACATTGCCACACTGTTTTGGTAactttgttttgttcttgttggACCTAAGTCTGTGCCCTTGCCTTCAAACATGTCTCTGTTTATAAGACAGTAACGGCAGAAATGTCTACTCTTACTGAAATTCTCAGTAAACCCTCCGATGCTATGTGACCCCAAATTATCTCCAACAATGGCAATCACTGCTCCCCTCACTGTCTCTCCATTCTCCAGTACAATTCCACTTTCCTCCATGTCCTTGAGATCACTCAAAAGAGGTGTGAAAACTTGTTGCTGCCCAAAAAACTTAAAATCTTCCTCTCTACAAAGCATGACCAATTGCATAGGATCAATAGATGATCTATTATGGGGAAAGATTTCTGAAAGTGTCAAGTACACAGCAActagtttgtgtttttttcttccagaGCCAAGCGGATTAACTACCTCGAATGCATCTTGATATAAAATTAGAGACACTACTGATGAAGACTCTTTAAAAagagtgttttctttaaaatttctCCCATTCCTTATATCCTCAAGTACATGGggattttgtgttgtttgttccTTGGCCTTATAATACTGCTCTTTAACAGATCCATTGTTCAGAAATGCCTTCAGAGTGTCTTTTACTGGTATGTACTGACAAAAGCGCTCTTTCCCTGATGCATCACAGCCTAGGTACACCTGCACAGGCTCCAcataattgaaatgttttttgaaaaaggACTTCCGAGTCTGATCTGACTTAAAATATCCCTCATTATACATCTTAAGTAAGTTTTCTTTAGATAAACCACTTATTATTTCACTTATTTGACAGTCTGGAATTTTTAGCTTTGTCAATTCTTCATTAACTTTGGACAAGGTATGCATCATGCTATTTGTATGCACCTCCATGAACTCATcaattaaaatctgaattgttgTAGCTGGCAGAATCATTTTTGACTGCATcctcaaataaaataaagccaAATTTGTCAGAAATTTGTCTTTGTCGAGCTGAATGGCTGAACTACTGTCTTGAAATTCCACATCATCAAAGTCTTCAGTATTCACAACATCTGGCACAGCAACAGAAATCTCAGTGATATCTGCACAAACAGATTTCTCTAAATCGTTTTTATGTTTTCTACTGAGGTGTGCTGAAAATGACGACTTCACtcgaaaatattttttacagccaGTAATTGGACATTCAATTTTTTTGCCATCTCGAATATGCCATTTTAGATGTTCACAAAGACTGGCGAATTTGGTCGACACGAACGCACAGCCTTCAACACTGCATCTAGAATTCAGATCTTGCTGTTCTGATCTGTTCGGATTTTTTGCGGACTTTCTGTGTTTGCGGTAAATGTGAGACTGAAGGGCGGAGAGGCTTTGGAAAGTGCATGGGCATTCGGGAACTGCACACGAAAACCTGAAGTTCGCCGTGTTTTTATGCCCTTTGGCATGATTAATAAAGGCGTataatgtctccacagagacgccaCAGTGTTTGCACAAGAACATTGCCGGTTTTACTCTAGCACTGTATGCATGACGTGCATTTATATGAGGTAACGTTAATCAGTTGTCAAGCGATAATAGCGGGAAAAACCCGACTGAATTAAAACTAAATCCACGAAAGCTTTGTTGTTCGGCCAACAGtcacatgaacactcaccagCTCCTGGCGTGGTCAAACCCAAGGCAGAAACCCGTTAATTTCCATATTTTGACGGTGAAACGTTCACAAAAGGGAAAGAAAGGAGAGAAATGTGAATGTTTGCACAGTTtcaccacaactctctctagcTCGCTTCACAGCATAAATGTGAGGTGAATGCACTCCGTTAAGTGGCAGCattaattaggggccaagcaccgaaggtgcgtaggaccctattgtttttgttggcgttcttattattattattattattattattattattcttccgactgggggtctatggcagcccatagaaccgaatgcgggaaagttgtaatggtttgacattgtgatagaggacagtgccaacattaagtacaccaattttggtgtgtctaagacattccctcttgcgccaccaactgtccaaaatttcactttcattttgttaataactttttgaccgtaaggccaatcatcaaaattcttttttcatctgatttctgagctcatgccgattcgattgcacccatCAAGTCATTTTCCATCATAGAaatgtggccgccattttgaattttttttaaatcctactttttcgaactcgtcctagacggtttgtccgattcacacgaaaatt
Coding sequences:
- the LOC113097711 gene encoding uncharacterized protein LOC113097711; translated protein: MVRVIVDSIREVCLNPTKRQCSEVAQSIIHKYPNSFSDKTEEGELIGCGYYSLLCQLKTRVEHLNRNNTMARLRKPKRTGDEVDDCQPSTSKSAKLDSYGCVNWNPTELPERETFDSLEIKRQEILSLFSQEGPRAAERSKVQELMKMTYIAQRHSINASPPPSISDLQARWPFLFTKRFLCAHFKELTGIDPDIRFKDSLCTKGERILCFFKNLQSRWGKEVRAVLKDIDREGRDVDPGLAAVLLMMAHFKEKEESLFFLADVTTTPTDAETSLSLPSTPRLIMLGDSVLHSKKWMLSIEGKVIFPETDLPDFSSAFAVLFGCYYVLNIEYQVEAATTLEFIQRFIVRINPDNSKCSSKFQVSKRSGKMVQRKNSGLNPHVSSFIKEFLDFSWQNY